From the genome of Bdellovibrionota bacterium, one region includes:
- a CDS encoding adenine phosphoribosyltransferase → LLATGGTALATIQLLRQFGAEIVGASFVIELKALGGRKRLENVDIRTLLAV, encoded by the coding sequence CCTTCTTGCGACCGGTGGTACGGCGTTGGCGACGATCCAATTGCTTCGGCAATTCGGCGCGGAGATTGTGGGCGCAAGTTTCGTCATCGAGTTGAAGGCATTGGGTGGGCGCAAAAGACTCGAGAATGTCGACATTCGAACTCTCTTAGCCGTCTGA